Proteins encoded in a region of the Oncorhynchus clarkii lewisi isolate Uvic-CL-2024 chromosome 18, UVic_Ocla_1.0, whole genome shotgun sequence genome:
- the LOC139373052 gene encoding CD48 antigen-like — protein sequence MPKLTFIGLCFCFRLAQKVVSGDDLYHEVGGELVLKPDKSTVPDPITSILWKHGKNKVAEWDQDFGGLDIYGAFKDHTTLDNTTGELRISGLKKTDSGVYSVEFNSKLLDQTYTLSVIKAVPKPTITSSCNPDKTSCTLTCEGDTTDAEPVTYSWKEGEGAWEVIGKQLVVSKNYTGKSTNSYKYFCKMKNSVSGEVSEVFGPEAVSKPTITYTCNSNKTSCILTCEGDATGAERVTYSWKVGEGAWEVIGKQLIVSKSDTGKSTNSYKYICKLKNSVSGEVSEPVGEVFGPEPSEIGGGVVVGVVVTIVVLVAIITVWLVWKKIKAKGSEGVQTE from the exons ATGCCCAAACTTACGTTCATTGGATTGTGCTTCTGCTTTCGTCTGGCGCAAAAGGTGGTTTCCGGAG ATGATCTTTATCATGAAGTGGGAGGTGAGCTCGTGTTGAAACCAGATAAGTCCACAGTGCCTGACCCCATCACAAGCATCCTATGGAAGCATGGGAAGAACAAGGTGGCAGAGTGGGACCAGGATTTTGGTGGTCTGGATATCTATGGTGCCTTCAAAGACCATACAACCCTGGACAATACTACTGGAGAGCTGAGAATCAGTGGATTGAAGAAAACAGACAGTGGAGTTTATTCTGTGGAGTTCAACAGCAAACTGCTTGACCAGACATATACACTGTCTGTTATCA AGGCAGTCCCCAAACCCACCATCACTTCTTCCTGTAACCCAGACAAAAcctcctgcactctgacctgtgaGGGCGACACCACTGATGCTGAACCAGTCACCTACAgctggaaagagggagagggggcgtGGGAGGTCATAGGAAAACAGCTGGTTGTCTCTAAGAACTACACTGGTAAATCAACCAACAGTTACAAGTACTTCTGCAAGATGAAGAACTCCGTTAGTGGGGAAGTCAGTGAGGTGTTTGGTCCAG AGGCAGTTTCCAAACCCACAATCACTTATACCTGCAACTCCAACAAAACCTCCTGCATTCTAACCTGTGAAGGCGACGCCACTGGTGCTGAACGAGTCACCTACAGTTGGAAAGTGGGGGAGGGGGCGTGGGAGGTCATAGGAAAACAGCTGATTGTCTCTAAGAGCGACACTGGCAAATCAACCAACAGTTACAAGTACATCTGCAAGCTGAAGAACTCTGTTAGTGGGGAAGTCAGTGAGCCAGTTGGAGAGGTGTTTGGTCCAG AGCCTTCTGAAATTGGTGGTggggttgttgttggtgttgtcgTTACCATTGTAGTGCTTGTTGCCATCATAACAG TTTGGTTGGTGTGGAAGAAAATTAAAG ctaAAGGCAGTGAAGGAGTCCAGACAGAATGA